The following proteins are encoded in a genomic region of Nicotiana sylvestris chromosome 4, ASM39365v2, whole genome shotgun sequence:
- the LOC138889501 gene encoding secreted RxLR effector protein 161-like codes for MFMKQPPGFESKECPEHVYKLDKALYGLKQTPRAWYEQLSKFLLEHGYKRGSNFDLVGYADADYVGFLVDRKSTSGMAYFLGSYLVSWATKKKNSVALSTVEAEYVAAASCCAQLLWI; via the exons ATGTTtatgaaacaacctccagggtttgagagcaaggaatgtcctgagcatgtgtacaagttagacaaggctctctatgggctCAAGCAGACCCCAAGAGCTTGGTATGAACAACTATCCAAATTCCTActggagcatggttacaaaagag gtagtaattttgatctagtaggatatgctgatgctgattatgtagGGTTTTTAGTGGAcaggaaaagcacctcaggtatggcataCTTCCTTGGTTCAtatcttgtgtcatgggctaccaaaaagaaaaattctGTGGCCCTATCTACCgttgaagctgagtatgttgctgctgcttcttgttgtgctcaattgctatggatctAA